The genomic segment atattaattaaaaaataatacaaagaacttttttatatatatattatatgattttttttctatttaggGTTGAGATTTACTTATTAAGCCTCAATTTTTTTGTtgagtgttgttatttgacacCTTAAGGTGTCCAACACTACATAAAGTGATAACCTATGATTAGTTAGCGATATctctcataatacttattaaattcaaatgcaGGTCAAATTCGTGAAGATTAGGGGCCcaataatttttttagtatttttattataattatatataaaaaggcATTTCTGTAAATTTTTGGAGCCTTTTATATAAAaagaaatgatatttttcaaaatatttgacATTTTTATAGTGGAGGGCCTAGGCAAAATAGCATGATTACTTATGATTATGACCGATTTTGTTCAAATGTGTGAGACCCGATATTAGATTGCATCAATATTACGACACTTCTTAGTAGTATTAAACACAATTCTCTTATTGTTTTGGTCAAGTATTAAGGCTCAAATTTTAAATGTGATTTATTTGAATGATTTTACTTTAAATTGGTGATATAGATAACTCTTCTTTTAATGAAATTTATTACCACAATTCAATACTCTCTCCTTCAATCTAAGCCAAAAGAAATTAAGGCACGTGGTGTAAATGGGAAATGGAAATGTGGACCCACCGCGTCTCTTCTAGTCATACTCAGAGTAGTCTCTTCCACTGACCACGTATCCTACACTGATTAATAATCCACACGTTTGGTAAAAATTAttcagaaaataaaaaataaattaaaaaaggacagtAAAGACTATGACTCTTTCTTTTTATGGAGAGAATTCATCCAAGTATAAATATCAGTTATTGGTACAACTCATTAAAATTCTCATTCACTAAttatccacacaaacaaaaacatTCTCATcctattatatattatatattattattatcatggATGAACAATCACACCAGGTAGTTATCGATCATGGCGATCACGATTATCATCACAATAATAGTAATCAGTACCCAAAATACAAAGGAGTTCGAAAGAGAAAATGGGGGAAATGGGTTTCTGAGATTAGGCTTCCGAACAGCCGTGAGAGAATATGGCTTGGGTCGTACGACATGGCCGAGAAGGCGGCCAGAGCTTTCGACGCCGCCCAGTTCTGCCTCAGGGGGCCCGACGCCCACTTCAATTTCCCCGACACTCCTCCGGACATCGCCGGTGGCCAGTCACTCACTCCCCAAGAGATTCAAGTCGTCGCGGCTAGGTTCGCCAATGACTTCTCAATCATCACTGCTACTACTAATTGCCATGGTAATAATTTGCAGGAACAACCAAACCCTAGCTACGATGATCCACCGGATCAGTCCGGTGGCGAGCCCTCTCGCAGGGGATCATCGTCTGAGGATGTTCGTGTTcgtgatgatgatgatggctTTTCCAACACGGACTGGTCGTTGTTCAACTTTTTGGATTATTCTTCGAATAATGATGATACTTATTATAATAGCAATATTCACGGCGGCCACTACCATGGAAGTGCAGGTGGTTATTATGATGATTTTGACCCTTTTTCTGGGATTGAAGATGATGATCATCCGATTATTCAGTACTCAGGTGACTCGATTCTTCAAGCTGCAACAGCTGATGATCATGATAACAACATCACTACTAATACTGCTACTCATGATCAAGATTACCCTTTTACTACTTCTCATTATTATGATTCCCACTCCTCATTTCTTTGGAACTTTTAGCCTATAAATATagttatatctatatatatatatagttcacatatatatatatatgtatcagcATGGCTCCTGGTCATTTTAGCAGCCGGGATAGCTGCAAATGGTTCTCGCCACTTCTCACATTTCGTCTATATATACAGTGAATTGTATAATTGTAATGTGTATCGATATATAGacgtatatttatatatatgtgtttgtgtgtgtgttaTTAGGCTCCTTTTTTGGGGGTGTATCTATATATGTTAAATaaagtactatatatatatattcataaactaTTTCTATACTAAATATGTTTTTGGTTTCCCTTTTAAGGAAATTGGTAAAGTGTGCGAAACCGATGTATCATAtataatgataatgataataataataattataaatattctCATTTATATTTAATGGTTTCACAagatccatatatatatatatatggtctcTTTCATAATATATAGCTTTTCATGTGGATGTGGTCATTATGTCTACTCATAGATATAGATAGGGTGCCATGTCTAGGATGTACTGAATACCCACTATtgtgactatatatatatatatatatatagtccatagtttattgtatatatatatatatatatattctttataTACAATGCCATACCCATCTTTCACTTTCTTTCAATTTTTCATAGTCATTACACCATTAACATTAGAGTTTATACCAGTTCTTATCATCAACCACTTAACATCATTATCATCTAGTAGTCTAATCACTTTATAAACTAATTGATAGTAAAAAGATCACTATAAAGAAAATTAAGTGTTTGTTTGTATATTGTAGTGATATCTTGAAATTAATTtcttaaatttatatataactaAAAAATTGTATGtggttaataataattattattattataaatgtgATGTTTAAATAAGTAATAATTTATTGTGATTATAATTAAGATAATATCTTATTATAATTTGTAACTGCTCCTAcatataaatttattaataattgttgTGTGTTGTGTCTTATAAAAGTATATTTATTAAAcacaatatatattatttttgtgaCTAAAGCTTTTAATTAAGACATAATTATCATAACTCTTTTACTTAAAATTTCAGttacttttaattaaattttgaaactaAAATCTTacttttaattacaaataatgtTATGATTaatatagtatttttattattattactagaGTAAACAAATGCAAATTTAGCTGCCAAAAGAGGTTCTTATTGGCATCAATTCTTTTTATTAGATGCAGTTAATCTCGACACAAAATAttcagtattttttttttgtcaggGTTATTaagtaaaattttaaattgtggcgaagattaataattaattattattgctGTGTAATaagtgtatatttttttttatgtattcgTAATTTTTAATTGTAACGGATAGATCGAGATAatcttttttatataaataaaattgtatttaATATTTGTTAGAGTCGATGATATCTCCATAAAAGTAATTTATTATATGAAGATTAGATTAAAATCAAAGAGTAATTTTCCTATTAATAATGATAACGAAAAATTCAGTGTAATTtccatatttatacatatattatcTCTACCTTGTCTTAGGATTCAGTTTTTAATTACTAATAAATACTAaactttttaataaaagaaagaatacATTTAAAagtaactatatattttttaattacgtTTATAAAATAGGAATGagaatttatatattatttaaaaatgaaaattcaaaacACGAACTGATAAAGATTATGTTAtgtaattttgtaaaaaaaaaagattatgtcATGTAATATTTCTCCACTTTTTGTTTATCCAAAACAAAAAGATTATTCTTATTAATGAATATAAATAAAATTGCATATATAATGATGTtaagattaaataattattaacttgtaattataattttattaggatacttttgtgtattttttgtGACACAATGAGCTTTCGTTCACCAATAAAACAAAAGTATAACGCCTCACAAAGATAAGAGAATTTTGCagcaaaatattcttatatttactCTTACTTATTTCCTCACTTAATGATAAAGGGAATAATATCTATACCAATTTGGTTATGGAAAAGACTTTAtgcataatatttaattaaaaagtataatgatatgtgcacacaaAATTTATACCAAATTATCATACACTCACAACAACAAAAAAAGGTCTTTCCCAGCGCGTTTTTGTGCCGATAACAGTGCTATTTTTCGCTGACAAAGTCGTTTGACTTTTGCCGACGCGTTTTTGCATCAGAAAATGGGGACGGCAAAGTTCCGTTAGTACTAGGACTTTTGTTTGGTGCAAAATGAACCGCAGCGACAAAAGCAACTTTTAAAGAAGGGTACGTCGAGAAAAATTGTTTTTTGCAAAATAGGGGGAAAcacttttattataatatgttaattaattatttaatttaaattaaattaaattaattaattatttaaaaaaactcatttgtactaaaataaattaaaattaaaactataaattAGTTAATTGTCTCCACTAAACATAAAAACAAAGTAAATAATAAAAGAGAAATCATGTTATCACTATTGGTAACTTATTTGgtctttgtttatttctttggcaatcaattgtttgaatttataaatataaataattaagcaGATTTGCAttactaattttaataatttttttcgtGATTTATTAAAAGTTTACAAGGAAAATTTACATATCATATGATTTTtgcattttaattttaaaaattatctaagatattttatttacataaaatcatgttacatcataaaaaaaatccaaaaatttaaaaataatatacctgaaataaaaaagtttaagtaattcaagatttttttttttcattttttctaagTTTTCAAAGTTCGAATCCGATAAAATACTAACgggttatatttttataaaaaaaaaacttaaattttaGATCATATTATTAAAAATGTATTAAAACTTATTATGTAATAGACTAAAAGTAAATTTTGCTAATAAATTATATGATAACTTAATTGTTATACTTTATTGTAACTAATTAGTTTCTATAATAAACTTGATGGAAGTTAatgtaaaaatatcttaaataataagataagaTAATATatcctaaaaaataattaattagtatcttaagataataaattaattttctaCAAATAAACTTTGGAAGTAATCaaactatacataaaattctGTGGtataaaaataaagttttttataaaagaaaaaaataaccaCTTATTATCTTATAAGTATTATTTTTGAAAACCTAAAATAAGGTAAAATCTAGAATTATGACTTTTCTATTTTAAgcatattattttttaatgatgTGACAAgtaaatgtatttttataaataaatttattaagttgATTTTATAATATAGTCCTTAAACTCAGATGGGCCAATGAAGGCTAGGTATAGGTGTAGACATTTTTTAAAGCTATCTATGATAAGGATTTTCATTATCTTTTTGGTTTTATCtccatatttttataatataaagCTCTACACTACACATTCTCACATCCACCATACTGTGAGGTGATTTTGTTTTCGTATTACTGTTATTATCATACACCTAtagccattttttttattttttattgttgtattgCTTGGAAATGATtaatttgttattattattattgttaaataATTTGTTTGCTAtagttgtattttattttttttattgctaGGAAACGGAAGgaactcaataaaattatattaaccACTTAAACTATATTTGtcatgatttttcattttgactcaaattttcttttcaattatcatattaatagTATTAAATATATACATTACTTTTGCATTTTTTACTctaaaaaatatcacaattattttATATACCAGATAAAAATAATGTGCAATGGTTAGTTTTACAGTTATAAGCATGtttattcaaatatatatttattttttttattttttaattatcatataaattttaataaataaataatatcataaaaataaataaaatatgtttaatataatgtatgacataaatgtatttaaaaaattagggcaaaacattgcctataattttaataaaaactggttcacttttttttcttcaatatataatAAAACGAATTACAATtcaatagtatatataaatatttatatcaataatctctacatatatgacatctaaacacaacattaacatagatatatatatgtttatatggctgcatgacatatatatatataaattacaataatattaaaaaaattaataatagaatatgTTATCCCTGTTTCCTGCCGTGGGCCCAAGACTGCGTTCCAGACCCACGAGTCGGCCAATTGAGGGTGGGCCCAGCCTAGGCCTGTTTGGCAAGGAGTATAAAGGGTATCGACAGCCCAATTCTGGGTGAGGCCTGGAAGGCGTCCGAGAAGTATTGTCCGGGACGGTCATCCGGGAGACGGTACGACTGACTGGGGGTAACAGTCGGGATCGACAAGAATGGTCCCGAAGCCTGGTAAATGATTCGGGCTCCTGGTAGATGGTCCGGGCCCACAGTAATTGGTACGGGACCTCAACGAACAGAGATGGACTTGGGTAAACGAACCCGAGTCAGGTCCTCcaggttggcaggataaagcatctgTGACCCTGACTTcgccccatgaagcgtgggggttgtcccacgtttcacctgcagaaaaggccacctcaggaTTGTACGCCGCTGGGTCAGACCTGTGCCGCCACTCCTCTGAACCGATCTtatcccctgaatctgcctcgtaactcgagatgcccagaccaaagctccaatttgtcgggtgatagatatggtttgggctggcccaatgggctcaggttaatgtttttcttttatgttttaaatcctttgtattgggcttccgatagagaagccagtagtatttatacctttattgggcccgggtcagcccggcccacgcCCTGTGcgcctgtgaacctataaatacatgtaacagagTACTAAAGAAGGGACCTCTCTTTAgcgtgtatacagttactctgcagAAACTGAGAGAAAAATCCATTGTTATAGAtcctctaagctctaatacaactgtctcgtggactaaggctcattaacgccctaaCCACGTAAAAATGTTGCTTATaacttctaaaccctttctctttaatctctcttatattttattattgtagtttctgaaaaactcggtaaacaaaataaaataagaatataaaaagtcatagtgtaaagTAGTATACATATCTCGCAATGTCTTTGGATGAATTTAATGAAGAAAAATAGCTTCAAtcacttaataaaaaataaactatcacacaaatttataagataaaaaaatgatatgtatgactttattatttttaagtaaatctgatttaatattttaaataaaatgtatttaaaacgtatga from the Humulus lupulus chromosome X, drHumLupu1.1, whole genome shotgun sequence genome contains:
- the LOC133803703 gene encoding ethylene-responsive transcription factor ERF018, which gives rise to MDEQSHQVVIDHGDHDYHHNNSNQYPKYKGVRKRKWGKWVSEIRLPNSRERIWLGSYDMAEKAARAFDAAQFCLRGPDAHFNFPDTPPDIAGGQSLTPQEIQVVAARFANDFSIITATTNCHGNNLQEQPNPSYDDPPDQSGGEPSRRGSSSEDVRVRDDDDGFSNTDWSLFNFLDYSSNNDDTYYNSNIHGGHYHGSAGGYYDDFDPFSGIEDDDHPIIQYSGDSILQAATADDHDNNITTNTATHDQDYPFTTSHYYDSHSSFLWNF